GGCCTCATGCCTTTTAGCGTCCCAGCAAAAAGCGTTTTGGAATACAACACTAAAATGTTGAAATTCTATGCGTCAGGAAACGAGAAAGAGATGCAGCGTTTTTTTGAGCGCCAGTACGCCCGGGAGTATCCAGGATTTGAAATCGGCGGCGTAGGGCTTTGATCCTCGGCTACGCGCGAGTGTCCACTACCAAGCAGGAACTGGAGAGCCAGGTTAAACGCCTGGAATCTGCCGGGGCCACAAAAATCTTCACCGATGTCATGAGCGGGAAGCGTTTCGACCGCCCTGGCTTGGCCGAGATGATGGCTTTCGCCCGCGAAGGCGATACTCTTTGCGTTGTCCGTCTGGATCGGTTGGGACGCTCCATACGAGAACCTTTAGAGATCGTGGACCATTTCAAGACGCGGAAGGTGAACTTCAGATCCTTGGAAGAGCAACTGGATACAACCACGGCAGCAGGCTCACTGATCTTCCACGTCTTTGCCGCACTGACTGACTTTAAGCGCCGTCTTATAGCCGAACGCACTCGGGACGGTCTTGCCGTGGCCATGGCCATAGGCAACATGCCTGGAAGGCCCAAAATTGAGGGCGCCAAGATCGAGCAGGCCATTCGCCTCATTAATGAGGGACATACCAAGGCAGCAGCCGCCCGGGCTGCTGGTATCAGCCGCTCTACCCTGCTTCGTCGTCTCGAACAGACCTGATCCCATACGAGTTATGCTGTGGTGACCAACATTTCTGGGCACCAACAGCTTCTTCTCGTGCTTTTTTTGTTTGCTGTTTTTTGTGCTTTTGTGCTATTGTTTTTTCTTGATTGAATAAAAGCACATTAACCCGAAAGGACGAAAGCATGAAAACCATAGTTCTTGCCAGCCAGAAAGGAGGCGTAGGGAAGACCACCCTGGCCGCTCATCTGGCCGTGATGGCGGAGAGGGCCGGTGACGGGCCTTGCGTGCTGATCGACACGGACCCGCAGGCAAGCCTTGCTGCATGGTGGAACGGTCGAGAGGAAGAGACGCCTGTCTTCGCGCCAACCACCTTAAAGGAGCTTTCAGCCAAGCTGGAGGCTCTCGCCCTGGCCAAGTTCAAATTCGCCATCATCGACACTCCTCCGGCTATCACCGAATCGATCCGGACGGTTGTGGCGCTTGCGGACTTCGTTTTGATCCCGACCAGGCCGAGCCCCCATGACCTCCGGGCGGTTGGGTCCACCGTGGCGCTGGCCGCAGGGTCAAGGCGACCATTCGCATTCGCTCTGACCCAGGCCAAGGCAAATTCAAAGATCACTGTGCAGGCCATGGGCGCACTCTCCGAACATGGTGTTGTCGCCTCAGCGATCATCCATGACCGAGTTGATTTTGCCTCGTCCATGGTAGATGGGCGCACTGTCCTGGAAATTGATCCACGCAGTTGGCGACGATGCAACCCCAAGGCAACTGGAACAAACGAACACGACGGTAGCTCACTTGAATTTCACCGTTGATGCCAAATTTCGGCGACTCTTTAAGATGCGCGCAGCCGAGTCCGGCTTGAAGCTCAACGAGCTTCTGCGCCAGGCACTGGATGCCTGGGAAGAAAAGCAAAAAGCACATTAGCACGGAAAGACAAAAACTTGAGCTTCTTGGGGCGGCGATGCCGCCGACAAGATCCATCCATTCCCGAAGGGCAGCATGACTCTCTGTAGCGTCGGAGGGATACTTTCGGTCAATCTGAGGAGGATCATCGTTCCCGGCTATGGGCCAGCGATGGAAGTTCGCGTTCAGCCTGAATGAACCTGCAAGCGACTTCCTCGATATCTTTTGAGGACACTCCGAGTTCGGAAAAAAACTTCCGCCACTGTCTCGTTATGCTTAGCATATCGTTGAGTATGACTCGAGCTTCTTCGCGCCGCAGGCCAAAAGGCTCCGTCCAACTCAAAACATTCTCAAGAGTCGCTGCCTTTGGGTTCTGTTGGTTTCCGCAGGCAAGAGCGAGGTCATATTCGTTGGAGTTGTTGGCGATGTATGCCGGAGTGATATCATACGCTGGAGTAATGGCCACATGAGTACGCTCCACAAAAAAAGATTGCTGCTTTGGGTGGTCATCTCGGTTGGAGCAAAGAACGTTAAACGCCATTCTCTTGAACAACTCCCCGCCAACTTTGACGTTTCCATGACGCCGGGCATTTTCAGAAAGGTGTTGATAACTTTTCCAATCACCTTCTAGCGGCAGGTTCCCCAGTGTAAAACCTGACACAAAATGCTTTGGAATACCCTCATTGTCCCTGTCAAATCGCTGTACAAGAAGGACATCAATGTCATTTCCGACGTTGATTATCGATGTATTTGCAGCTTCAATTCCGCAGCGTTTGGCCAAGTTCATCGTGGCAAACTCTATTCTGGGGTCATTCCATGCATCACCAAGCTTGGAAAACTTGGCAATCCACTCCGCACCATCGTCAGAACGATAGAATGATTTTGGCCGACTGCCCCCTAAAGCCGAGAAGCTGAAAGCCATGGCTATCATGATCGGGTCAGAAAGCTCCTGCCGAAGCACTGGTAGCGTATCGTCCTGAGCGTGCTTCTCAACAAGCCGAACAAGACGAGCCATCTTCTCCAAGTCCGAAACAGGCCTCATGAGAGGCGGGCCGTCGTGCCAGTCCGCCATGGAACGCGGGCCAGAAGCGTCGGGCCCGAAAGCCAGGCCTCCGGTCCGTAGTGGCTCATGCACGGCGGTGAGCACTTCAAACGGGGTCATGGTGTCGGGATGGCGTGGCGCATAGATCGAGAGAATCTTCCGAGCCCAGGAGTCGGGCGAAGCATCCCGGAACACGTTCGGAAGACCTTCCTTGACGCGAAAAGTCAGGGACTCTTTGAGTCTTAGGGGCAACAAGACTGGGTCAAGGGGCACCGCGTCTTCACGCTCAAGATATCTGCGGCCATATCCAAAGATGTATTGATCCGTTTTTGGAATGTAGGTGAGCACTCCAGCCGGAACATATCCAACGCCGGTAAGCGAAACAAAAACGACCGCGTTTTCTCTGTCAGATGTCATAGAGTTTATCTTCTCCGTCCTTCTTTCTCACGTATTTAGGTAACGCATCCACGGCCAGGAGCGTTCCAAGTCGATCGTTTTGTGGATCAGCGAGCGCTCCCAGGTTCCCTTCCAGCTCCAGGACCCAAAGTACATGGGCCAGAACCCCAAGGGAAACTCCGGGGTGACCCTTTTCCAACCTCGTGATAGTGAGGCGGCTGGTAAAGGCTCTTTCAGCCACCTCTGCTGAGGTTATTCCTCGCCGCACTCGGGCAGCCCGGATATCTTGGCCAAGCTTGGCCAGGGCGTTCGCAGCTGAAGCAGGGAGGGCCTCTTTCGCCATTGTTCGCTTGCTCATGCATAATAAATAATACACATGGTCCGCTTCGTGCAATATTTATTATGTGTTTATTTCCACGAAACTAGCTCGACTGTCCCACCGGAAGCACCATGAGACACAATCCATCCTGAAACCTCAGGTCGCATGCCGTTGGGACAACTTCCGCCAGGTTTGCAAGTCGCAGGCAGGGAGCCTGACCGCCACCAATGAGCAAACCGTCTCATAATGGGGCTAACAGTAATGGATCTTCACGAGAGTCCAGTTCGCTCTCTCGCTGTTGGCCAAGTCCACCTGGCGCACGACGGTATCACCCGGAGGCAGTGCCTGACTGTCAGTGGAGTAAACTATGAACATGACCAGATCGACAGCATGGCCATCGTTCCGAACCTCGCGCAGCATCATTTCCGCGACCAGCAATTCATCGCCTGTAGTCATCTCCAAAAGCAAAAATGACCGACCGACCCTCAACTCTTCTAAAGCAAGGCACGGACCCTGAAATGCCCTCCACAAAGTATTTACAACCACAGGTACTCCTTCACTCAGAGGATCGCACGGATGAGATACCGCACCCTCGTGTGAACGGGCGCGGTTTCCGAACCACCACTGTAGGTTCCGGTTTGAGCGCTAACATAGGCCGTTCCCGTCAACGACCCGCTGTTGAGCGACCCGGAAATTGATCCACCTGCCGTTGAACGCGTTTCAGTGTTGTAGTTTGCACCAGTAACAGCACCCATACCGCCACCACCTGTGTAATCACCTCCTGTATTAACTACGGTCTGCGTAAACCAATATGTTTGGGGCGACGCCGATCCGCTCAAAGACGTCGAATTGAGCCCACCACTAACAGGCGCGTTTTGCCCAGGAACGGACACCGTATGTGACCTGATGGTGTCTGATACTTGAGTACCGACAAGCCCCGCCGTGGTTGTGCCGCGCAGGAATTGGCCATTATAGTTCGGGATGGGTTGGCCACCCAGGACAGCCCGCAGGCGGTCATAGGAGCTGCCAGCGGGAACGGCCTGACCGTTGCACTCAAGCCATTTGCCCATATCAGCAGGGTTGGAGCCAGATGGCCACGCGACCACCGTCCCCACGGCGATGGTGCTTTGGCTGGTGATAGCGACCGCCATCGGGTCGAAGCTGGTGGCATCGGCAGCCAAGGCAAGCTTGGGTATGGCCAACGCCAACAGCAGGAAGATCAAACGAAGTAGGCGCATCATTCCGCTCCCTCAAGCTTGCCGTTGTCGTCCGGGAAAGTAACCTTGCCATTTGGGAAGCCGGAGCATCCCCAGAAGTTGTATGCTCCTGGCCCGTCCTTGGTGCGGTGAGCCAGAGGTTTCTCGCACTCCGGGCATTTATAAGTGCTCAGAGTCGGTTTATCATTAGGCGCAAAGCCGGACTTTGCACCCTCTCTGTCGACTGTTTGCAACCGATGGCGAGAGAAAGGGGGACGGACACCATCTAGCCCACCAAGCCTGTCCAGCATCCGCCGTCTCTCCTGGGCCTCAATGAGGTTCCTGTCCAAGGCCCGGGATTGTTCCAAGGTCATTTTGACGGCCTCCTCCGTGATCTCCGAGAAGGTGATCCTTCTAGGATTCACCAGGCGCGGGGTGTCTTTCAGATGCCAAACTATGGTCTCTCCTTCGCGGTCGGGGTCCATGGCTAGGAAAACAGAGTCCGAGATTTATACCGCGCTGGCCAGCTTGGCCAAGACCGACTTGCCGCGCTCGATTGGGGCATACGACGGTCGGAAGTTTGGGGGGCTCACTCCTATGTCATACAGGGACAGATCGCGCACGTGTCCGACGCTGGCCTCCACTCTCCAGCCGCTGCCCAGGCCCCCCTGAATCTTCTTAACCTTGCCCGGCGATTCGACAATCAAAAGCTTCATGGCGTGCTACCTCATGATCCTTTCATTTCGTTGCTGGCCACTTCCCGGAACCGCTTCACCAGCATCGGCGAGGCGGAAGGACGCTGGGCAGCAATGGTTGGAGCAAAAGATGGAAGTGACGACGCTTCACCGCCAAGACGGCGAAGCACGGCAGCAGCATAAGCCCTGCCACGTTCGGGGTTGCGATCGACAGGGGTATGGTAGGAGGCGACTGCGCGCCAGTTCAGTCCATGACGCTTGATTTCCTTGCCGATAATCCAGACGCCCACCTGGATGTTTCCGGGAGGGTCCAGGATGACCTCTAGTGGCAGGCGGTAGCGTCTGATCCACCAGGAGTTAATCTGCATGACTCCCACATCGAAGGAGATGCCTGCGACCAGGGCCGCGCGGCTGATCGCTACGGCCTGCTCTTTCGTGGCGGGTCTGACTGTTCGCCCCGCGATGTTCAGAATCCACGGCTGCATCCCGGACTCTTGACCAGCGATGGCCAAGGCCAGAGCTCGCGGCACGCTGTAACGACCACATGGGGCGTCGAAAAGGCTGGCTAAGTCCTGGCCAGCCAGGGCTTGCCCGCACATCAGGAGGACGAAGACGGTACCGGCGAGGACTCGGATCACCTTACCATCCCCCGACATTTTTCCTTGGTCAGGCCTGTGGCGATCTGGCTTGTGACTTCATCAAGTCCACGGCTTTTATGGAGGTCGTTCCAGTCGGTGAGCCTCGCAGACATTTCCTCCTTGGTGAAGGCTGGCACGACAACACAACCACCTATCGCCTGAGCGGCCTGTTGGGCTTTCTCCACTCCGATGTTGCCATGCTCGCGGGCGTGGTCGTTGTCGGCGCAGATCGCGATC
The Desulfovibrio sp. DNA segment above includes these coding regions:
- a CDS encoding tail fiber protein, whose protein sequence is MRLLRLIFLLLALAIPKLALAADATSFDPMAVAITSQSTIAVGTVVAWPSGSNPADMGKWLECNGQAVPAGSSYDRLRAVLGGQPIPNYNGQFLRGTTTAGLVGTQVSDTIRSHTVSVPGQNAPVSGGLNSTSLSGSASPQTYWFTQTVVNTGGDYTGGGGMGAVTGANYNTETRSTAGGSISGSLNSGSLTGTAYVSAQTGTYSGGSETAPVHTRVRYLIRAIL
- a CDS encoding ParA family protein, with amino-acid sequence MKTIVLASQKGGVGKTTLAAHLAVMAERAGDGPCVLIDTDPQASLAAWWNGREEETPVFAPTTLKELSAKLEALALAKFKFAIIDTPPAITESIRTVVALADFVLIPTRPSPHDLRAVGSTVALAAGSRRPFAFALTQAKANSKITVQAMGALSEHGVVASAIIHDRVDFASSMVDGRTVLEIDPRSWRRCNPKATGTNEHDGSSLEFHR
- a CDS encoding recombinase family protein; translated protein: MILGYARVSTTKQELESQVKRLESAGATKIFTDVMSGKRFDRPGLAEMMAFAREGDTLCVVRLDRLGRSIREPLEIVDHFKTRKVNFRSLEEQLDTTTAAGSLIFHVFAALTDFKRRLIAERTRDGLAVAMAIGNMPGRPKIEGAKIEQAIRLINEGHTKAAAARAAGISRSTLLRRLEQT
- a CDS encoding type II toxin-antitoxin system HipA family toxin translates to MTSDRENAVVFVSLTGVGYVPAGVLTYIPKTDQYIFGYGRRYLEREDAVPLDPVLLPLRLKESLTFRVKEGLPNVFRDASPDSWARKILSIYAPRHPDTMTPFEVLTAVHEPLRTGGLAFGPDASGPRSMADWHDGPPLMRPVSDLEKMARLVRLVEKHAQDDTLPVLRQELSDPIMIAMAFSFSALGGSRPKSFYRSDDGAEWIAKFSKLGDAWNDPRIEFATMNLAKRCGIEAANTSIINVGNDIDVLLVQRFDRDNEGIPKHFVSGFTLGNLPLEGDWKSYQHLSENARRHGNVKVGGELFKRMAFNVLCSNRDDHPKQQSFFVERTHVAITPAYDITPAYIANNSNEYDLALACGNQQNPKAATLENVLSWTEPFGLRREEARVILNDMLSITRQWRKFFSELGVSSKDIEEVACRFIQAERELPSLAHSRER
- a CDS encoding lytic transglycosylase domain-containing protein — encoded protein: MSGDGKVIRVLAGTVFVLLMCGQALAGQDLASLFDAPCGRYSVPRALALAIAGQESGMQPWILNIAGRTVRPATKEQAVAISRAALVAGISFDVGVMQINSWWIRRYRLPLEVILDPPGNIQVGVWIIGKEIKRHGLNWRAVASYHTPVDRNPERGRAYAAAVLRRLGGEASSLPSFAPTIAAQRPSASPMLVKRFREVASNEMKGS
- a CDS encoding helix-turn-helix domain-containing protein, whose product is MAKEALPASAANALAKLGQDIRAARVRRGITSAEVAERAFTSRLTITRLEKGHPGVSLGVLAHVLWVLELEGNLGALADPQNDRLGTLLAVDALPKYVRKKDGEDKLYDI